One window of the Oikeobacillus pervagus genome contains the following:
- the folP gene encoding dihydropteroate synthase, protein MKVSAGKYKLNFNEKTYIMGILNVTPDSFSDGGMYNQSVKAIEHAELMVKQGADIIDIGGESTRPGHTPLSAEEEMERIIPVISEISRKVDAPISVDTYKAKSAQAAVEAGAHMINDIWGAKYDPEIASVAAKKQVPIILMHNRNNMDYKNFIRDVLIDIYDSINIAKKAGVQDEQIILDPGIGFAKTMEQNIEMMQNLDKLVALGFPVLLGTSRKRVIGHVLDLPVEERMEGTGATCCYGIEKGCHIMRVHDVKAISRMAKMMDALVGKGGTIG, encoded by the coding sequence ATGAAGGTGTCCGCAGGGAAATATAAGTTAAATTTTAATGAGAAGACATATATAATGGGGATCTTAAATGTTACTCCTGATTCTTTTTCAGATGGGGGGATGTATAATCAATCTGTAAAAGCGATAGAGCACGCTGAGCTTATGGTGAAACAGGGAGCCGATATCATTGACATAGGTGGTGAATCGACAAGACCGGGTCATACTCCTTTATCTGCGGAAGAAGAAATGGAGAGAATCATTCCCGTTATAAGCGAGATTTCCAGAAAGGTTGATGCTCCTATCTCGGTTGATACATATAAAGCGAAGTCGGCACAGGCTGCGGTAGAAGCGGGGGCCCATATGATTAATGATATATGGGGGGCAAAATATGACCCGGAAATTGCAAGTGTAGCAGCCAAGAAGCAGGTACCCATTATTTTAATGCATAACCGGAATAATATGGATTACAAAAATTTTATAAGAGATGTTTTAATAGACATATACGACAGTATTAATATTGCGAAAAAAGCAGGTGTTCAAGATGAACAAATTATTTTGGACCCCGGCATTGGCTTTGCGAAAACGATGGAACAAAACATAGAAATGATGCAAAACCTAGATAAACTTGTTGCATTAGGGTTTCCTGTCTTATTAGGAACGTCACGCAAGAGAGTGATTGGTCATGTGCTGGATCTGCCAGTCGAGGAGCGCATGGAAGGTACTGGTGCTACATGCTGCTACGGGATTGAAAAGGGATGCCACATTATGCGTGTCCATGATGTAAAGGCGATTAGTAGAATGGCGAAGATGATGGATGCTCTCGTTGGAAAGGGTGGGACTATTGGATAA
- the cysK gene encoding cysteine synthase A → MVRVANSIAELVGNTPIVKLNRVVEENSADVYLKLEYMNPGSSVKDRIALAMIEAAEKDGSLKPGGTIIEPTSGNTGIGLAMIAAAKGYNAILVMPDTMSIERRNLLRAYGAELVLTPGSEGMNGAIQKAEELAEENGYFVPQQFENEANPEIHKLTTGKEIVEQMGDQLDGFISGIGTGGTISGAGEILKEKYPNIKIYAVEPAGSPVLSGGKPGPHKIQGIGAGFIPKVLNTELYDEVIKVENDDAFETARKVAKTEGVLGGISSGAAIWAALEVAKKLGKGKKVLAIIPSNGERYLSTPLYKFDEE, encoded by the coding sequence ATGGTACGTGTAGCTAATTCAATTGCAGAGTTAGTCGGGAATACGCCAATTGTAAAATTAAACAGAGTCGTCGAAGAGAATAGTGCAGATGTGTATTTGAAATTAGAATATATGAACCCAGGAAGCAGTGTTAAGGACCGAATCGCTTTGGCCATGATCGAAGCAGCTGAAAAAGATGGGTCATTAAAACCAGGTGGAACGATTATTGAACCTACATCTGGAAATACTGGTATTGGTTTAGCGATGATCGCGGCAGCTAAAGGATATAATGCTATTCTGGTCATGCCTGATACGATGAGTATAGAACGTCGTAATTTACTCCGAGCATATGGTGCTGAATTAGTCCTTACACCAGGGTCTGAAGGAATGAATGGTGCGATTCAAAAAGCTGAGGAGCTAGCGGAGGAAAACGGTTATTTTGTACCTCAGCAATTTGAAAATGAAGCGAACCCTGAAATACACAAACTTACAACAGGAAAAGAAATTGTAGAGCAAATGGGAGACCAACTAGATGGATTTATTTCAGGAATCGGTACTGGTGGAACGATTTCTGGAGCTGGGGAAATTTTAAAAGAAAAATATCCAAATATTAAAATCTATGCGGTTGAACCAGCTGGATCTCCTGTATTATCAGGTGGGAAACCAGGACCACATAAAATACAAGGAATTGGCGCTGGCTTTATCCCGAAAGTACTGAATACTGAACTATATGATGAAGTGATCAAAGTTGAAAATGATGATGCTTTTGAAACAGCACGTAAGGTAGCAAAAACGGAAGGAGTTCTTGGTGGAATTTCATCAGGTGCTGCCATTTGGGCTGCTTTAGAAGTGGCGAAAAAGCTTGGCAAAGGCAAAAAGGTATTGGCGATTATTCCAAGTAATGGAGAACGCTATTTAAGTACACCTTTATATAAATTTGATGAGGAATAA
- the folK gene encoding 2-amino-4-hydroxy-6-hydroxymethyldihydropteridine diphosphokinase — MSNIAYLSLGTNLGDRILYFKKAVERISQEENILIKASSSIYETDPVGFVNQGKFLNIVLKIETDLTAGDLLDVCMEIEKELGRIRYFKWGPRTIDLDILMYNQENIETERLIIPHPRMHERAFVLIPLLEIDPLVKHPTLGIPLIEQLETIQDKEGVKLWRQINGVDVFELFES, encoded by the coding sequence ATGTCCAATATTGCTTATTTATCCCTCGGAACGAATCTAGGTGACCGTATACTTTATTTCAAAAAAGCGGTTGAAAGAATTTCTCAAGAGGAAAATATTTTAATAAAGGCAAGTTCATCGATTTATGAAACAGATCCAGTTGGTTTTGTTAATCAAGGGAAGTTTTTAAATATAGTATTAAAAATTGAAACAGATTTAACAGCGGGTGATCTCCTCGATGTATGCATGGAAATTGAAAAAGAATTAGGGAGAATTCGATATTTTAAATGGGGACCAAGAACAATTGACCTTGACATTTTAATGTACAACCAAGAAAATATTGAAACAGAACGTTTAATTATTCCACATCCTAGAATGCATGAAAGAGCCTTTGTTCTTATTCCACTTTTAGAAATCGATCCATTAGTGAAACACCCTACATTAGGGATCCCTTTAATTGAACAATTAGAAACTATTCAAGATAAAGAAGGAGTTAAACTATGGAGACAGATAAATGGGGTAGACGTATTCGAGCTTTTCGAAAGTTGA
- the folB gene encoding dihydroneopterin aldolase, translating to MDKIFLEGLDFYGYHGVFPEENKLGQRFRVDLTLHAPLKKAGKSDDLKNSVNYADVYEIAKTMVEKKQFKLIEAVAEHISSEILATFSSVESCTVKVTKPNPPIAGCYQSVAVEITRGR from the coding sequence TTGGATAAAATATTTTTAGAGGGACTTGATTTTTATGGGTATCATGGTGTTTTTCCTGAAGAAAATAAATTAGGTCAGCGTTTTCGAGTAGATCTCACCTTGCATGCCCCTCTTAAAAAGGCAGGAAAAAGCGATGATTTAAAAAACTCCGTTAATTATGCGGATGTTTATGAAATAGCCAAAACGATGGTGGAAAAAAAGCAATTTAAGTTAATTGAAGCAGTCGCTGAGCATATTTCTTCAGAAATCCTTGCTACATTTTCCTCGGTTGAAAGCTGTACAGTGAAAGTAACGAAACCCAATCCGCCTATAGCAGGATGCTATCAATCTGTAGCAGTGGAAATAACGAGAGGGAGATAG